Proteins encoded together in one Ciona intestinalis chromosome 3, KH, whole genome shotgun sequence window:
- the LOC113474092 gene encoding glutathione synthetase-like — protein sequence MKSFATQLAKNASVQGLADDAIDFAQASGVVLRTMRNGEVLKTSTHAPFTLFPSLFPTSAYHLTRSIQNDIHLLYHKVSRDMEFLGEVLKSTIAADDFVSNLFDIAKLARASNATQKVEIGAYRSDYMIQQSYSKNASNAELSTLPKQIEINTMSVASWGLSTHRMTSLHKYNLRNAGISWLWWKDGKNTEIQKQCLCLWFFNTNGIYMTNVQ from the exons ATGAAATCCTTTGCTACCCAATTGGCCAAGAACGCTTCAGTTCAAGGTTTAGCGGATGATGCTATTGACTTTGCACAAGCATCTGGTGTTGTACTAAGAACAATGCGGAATGGAGAAGTATTGAAG ACTTCCACCCATGCCCCATTTACTCTGTTCCCATCGTTGTTCCCTACAAGTGCATATCATCTGACCAGGAGTATTCAGAACGATATACATTTATTGTATCACAAAGTCAGTCGGGACATGGAATTTCTAGGCGAGGTTCTAAAAAG TACAATTGCTGCTGATGATTTTGTGAGCAATCTTTTCGATATTGCGAAGCTAGCTCGGGCGAGCAATGCGACACAG AAAGTTGAAATTGGTGCATACCGTTCCGATTACATGATACAACAAAGCTATTCGAAAAATGCGTCAAACGCAGAGCTATCTACTTTaccaaaacaaattgaaataaatacaatgtcAGTTGCTTCGTGGGGGCTTTCTACGCATAGAATGACAAGCCTTCACAAATACAATCTAAGAAATGCAGGCATATCAT GGTTATGGTGGAAGGATGGAAAAAATACGGAAATCCAAAAGCAATGTTTGTGTTTATGGTTTTTCAACACGAATGGAATATATATGACCAACGTGCAATAG
- the LOC100175869 gene encoding glutathione synthetase-like: MYEYDPAVKVRRKVFDDCISTTRTDRDGKLFIDEEEVAVVYFRTGYSPRHFPTPLHWEARKTIEMSLAIKSPSAAHQLVGCKKLQEVLARPGVLEKFLKDKGTIEKLRSTFAEMHSLDMNDAGDTAVKLAMERPRDFVLKPQREGGGNNLYDSEMVDRLTEIGGDERRCAYILMEKIRPPVQEFNYFVHNYTCSAVSNTVSEFGIYSVFLTDGSNVTESRAVGHLLRSKSVTQNEGGISVGIAALDSPFLN; this comes from the exons ATGTATGAATACGATCCTGCTGTTAAAGTTAGAAGAAAAGTATTTGATGATTGTATATCAACAACTCGAACTGATCGAGATGGAAAACTTTTCAT AGACGAGGAAGAAGTGGCGGTGGTGTATTTCAGAACTGGATACAGTCCTCGCCACTTTCCAACACCATTG CATTGGGAAGCAAGAAAGACCATCGAAATGAGTTTAGCTATAAAATCGCCCAGCGCCGCTCACCAGTTAGTAGGTTGTAAGAAACTGCAAGAGGTTTTGGCAAGACCGGGAGTTTTGGAAAAGTTTCTTAAAGACAAGGGAACGATTGAAAAACTTCGCTCCACATTTGCAGAGATGCATTCTCTTGATATG AATGATGCTGGAGATACGGCAGTGAAGCTTGCTATGGAGAGACCACGTGATTTTGTCCTCAAGCCACAACGAGAAGGTGGAG GAAACAATCTTTATGATTCTGAAATGGTTGACCGGCTTACTGAGATAGGAGGGGACGAAAGGAGATGCGCTTACATTCTTATGGAGAAAATCCGACCGCCTGTTCAGGAATTTAACTATTTTGTTCACAACTACACTTGCTCGGCTGTATCAAACACTGTTAGTGAATTCGGTATCTACAGCGTCTTTTTAAC GGACGGTAGTAATGTTACTGAGAGCCGAGCTGTTGGTCACTTACTACGTTCCAAATCTGTGACACAGAACGAAGGCGGTATCTCTGTTGGCATTGCCGCGCTTGACTCGCCATTTTTGAACTAA
- the LOC113474093 gene encoding glutathione synthetase-like, with protein MKSFATQLAKNASVQGLADDAIDFAQASGVVQRTMRNGEILKTSTHAPFTLYPSLFPASAYHLTRSIQNDIHLLYHKVSRDMEFLGEVLKSTIAADDFVSNLFEIAKLAQASNSTQKVEIGAYRSDYMIQQSYSKNASNAKLSTLPKQIEINTMSAALWGLFTHRMTSLHKYNLRNAGISCDKLNMPENGALDGIARVMVEGWKKYGNPKAMFVFMVFQDEMNIYDQRAIEYAMYEYDPAVRVQRKVFDDCISTTRTDQDGKLFIDEEEVAVVYFRTGYSPRHFPTPMHWEARKTIEMSLAIKSPSAAHQLVGCKKLQEVLARPGVLERFLEDKGTIEKLRSTFAEMHSLDMNDAGDTA; from the exons atgaaatccTTTGCTACCCAATTGGCCAAGAACGCTTCAGTTCAAGGTTTAGCGGATGATGCTATTGACTTTGCACAAGCATCTGGTGTTGTACAACGAACAATGAGAAACGGAGAAATATTGAAG ACTTCCACCCATGCCCCATTTACTCTGTATCCATCGTTGTTCCCTGCAAGTGCATATCATCTGACCAGGAGTATTCAGAACGATATACATTTATTGTATCACAAAGTCAGTCGGGACATGGAATTTCTAGGCGAGGTTCTAAAAAG TACAATTGCTGCCGATGATTTTGTGAGCAATCTTTTCGAAATTGCTAAGCTGGCTCAGGCGAGTAATTCGACACAG AAAGTTGAAATTGGTGCATACCGTTCCGATTACATGATACAACAAAGCTATTCGAAAAATGCGTCAAACGCGAAGCTATCTACTTTaccaaaacaaattgaaataaatacaatgtcAGCTGCTTTGTGGGGGCTTTTTACGCATAGGATGACAAGCCTTCACAAATACAATCTAAGAAATGCAGGCATATCATGTGACAAACTAAACATGCCTGAAAATGGTGCCTTGGATGGTATAGCAAGGGTTATGGTGGAAGGATGGAAAAAATACGGAAATCCAAAAGCAATGTTTGTGTTTATGGTTTTCCAAGACGAAATGAATATATATGACCAACGTGCAATAGAATATGCCATGTATGAATACGATCCTGCTGTTAGAGTACAAAGGAAAGTATTTGATGATTGTATATCAACAACAAGAACTGATCAAGATGGAAAACTTTTCAT aGACGAGGAAGAGGTCGCGGTGGTGTATTTCAGAACTGGATACAGTCCTCGCCACTTTCCAACACCAATG CATTGGGAAGCAAGAAAGACCATCGAAATGAGTTTAGCTATAAAATCGCCCAGCGCTGCTCACCAGTTAGTAGGTTGTAAGAAACTGCAAGAGGTTTTAGCGAGGCCGGGAGTTTTGGAACGATTTCTTGAAGACAAAGGAACGATTGAAAAACTTCGCTCCACATTTGCAGAGATGCATTCTCTTGATATG AATGATGCTGGAGATACGGCA
- the LOC100180646 gene encoding glutathione synthetase-like, with the protein MQNIATDVCVTKHMVNDAVDFSHATGIVMLNKPDESSGDRQKSSHAPFTMYPSSFSKSAFSQTQSVQDDIHSLFHKVSRDVVFLEEVLRSTIAVDSFVKNLFEIYKATLGNEFAQKVEIGIYRSDYMLQKSPGEPAVFLPKQIEINTMAASFFGIGTNKVKRLQQYNLRNAGISFDNLNMPENGALGGIARVMVEGWKKYGNPEALFVFMINKSETNIYDQRAIEYAMYEYDPAVKVRRKVFDNCISTTRTDQDGKLFIDDEEVAVVYFRTCYMPDQFPTNKHWEVRKLIELSSAIKSPSIAHQLVGSKKIQQVLAKPGVLEKFIKDEDAVKRLRGTFADLYSLDMNAAGDAAVKLAIEKPEGFVLKPQREGGGNNLYDSEMVEQLTEIGGDERRCAYILMEKIIPPVQKNYIIYDHACSMANTVSELGIFGAFLTNGDEVTDSHTVGHLLRSKSDKHKDGGVAAGVAVLDSPILI; encoded by the exons atgcagAACATTGCAACTGATGTATGTGTTACCAAGCACATGGTTAATGATGCTGTTGATTTTTCTCATGCAACTGGTAttgtaatgttaaataaaccaGATGAAAGCTCAGGGGATAGACAA AAGAGCAGTCATGCACCGTTCACAATGTATCCATCCTCATTTTCGAAAAGTGCTTTTAGTCAAACACAAAGTGTTCAAGATGATATCCATTCACTTTTCCATAAAGTCAGTAGAGATGTGGTTTTTCTGGAAGAAGTTCTTCGTAG TACAATTGCAGTTGacagttttgtgaaaaatctTTTTGAAATTTACAAGGCAACTCTGGGTAATGAATTTGCACAG AAAGTTGAAATTGGTATTTATCGTTCTGATTACATGCTGCAGAAATCTCCTGGTGAACCTGCAGTATTTTTACCCAAGcaaattgaaataaacacAATGGCAGCATCTTTTTTTGGGATTGgaacaaacaaagttaaaagaCTTCAACAATACAACCTAAGAAATGCAGGCATATcatttgacaatttaaacatgcCTGAAAATGGTGCCTTGGGTGGTATAGCAAGAGTAATGGTAGAAGGGTGGAAAAAATATGGGAATCCTGAggctttatttgtatttatgatTAATAAAAGTGAGACAAATATATATGACCAGCGTGCCATAGAATATGCAATGTATGAATACGATCCTGCTGTTAAAGTTAGAAGAAAAGTATTTGATAATTGTATATCAACAACAAGAACTGATCAAGATGGAAAACTTTTTAT AGATGATGAAGAAGTGGCAGTGGTATATTTCCGAACCTGCTATATGCCTGATCAGTTCCCAACAaacaag CACTGGGAAGTTAGGAAATTGATCGAATTGAGTTCTGCAATTAAATCTCCAAGCATTGCCCACCAACTGGTTGGTTctaaaaaaatccaacaagTCTTAGCAAAACCTGGTGTCTTGGAAAAGTTTATTAAAGATGAGGATGCCGTCAAACGACTGCGAGGCACATTTGCAGATCTATATTCACTTGACATG AATGCTGCAGGTGATGCTGCTGTTAAACTTGCAATTGAAAAGCCAGagggttttgttttaaaaccacaacGTGAAGGAGGGG GAAACAATCTCTATGACTCCGAAATGGTTGAACAGCTTACTGAGATAGGAGGTGATGAAAGAAGATGCGCTTACATTCTTATGGAGAAAATCATACCACcagttcaaaaaaattatattatttatgatCATGCTTGTTCAATGGCAAATACTGTTAGTGAACTTGGCATTTTTGGCGCCTTTTTAAC TAATGGAGATGAGGTCACTGATAGCCACACTGTTGGTCATTTATTGCGATCCAAATCTGATAAACACAAAGATGGTGGCGTTGCTGCAGGTGTAGCTGTGCTGGATTCtcctattttaatttaa